TTTTGCTCTGTAAATCTGGTTGCGATTGCAGTGCTGTATTTAAATTGTTTACGTAAGTTCCATGATGCAGATCGTGGTGAATCTGCATAGTTTGCGTGTCTATGTAAGGTTCTAAAGCGTCGTTTGCGTAGGGTAGAGATTGCAGTTCAAAAGCCATAAACTCTTTTTTCCTCTTAACTAGAGGTTTCGATAGACTAATATATCAAAACTTTCGATAGAAAAATCTATCAAAATATGACAATTTCTGTGAGCAAGTGCTAACTATCACAACCAAAACGTAACAATCTTGGCGCTCGCCTTTCCTGTCTCAAAGGTTAGAGATTAACAGAGAGCAGGGAGAATGACTTGTGACTTACGACTTTTCCCCACGTTCTTCGGGTAGTAAGGTAGTTTCATTTTTTGGCTGTTCGGTGTGAGGAGCGATCGCCGCAGTCCGCTTGAGTCTGACGAGAAAGCTAACTCCAATTGCCCAAGCGACTGAAACCATCCATCCTGCTAAAATATCGCGCTTGATAATGAACTCCTAAGTACAGCCGCGTCCAAGCGATCGCGATCGCATATACACTTCCGCCAATTAATACCAACTCCCCACTACTCACTACTTGCCACCCACTTCCCAACAACCACTTACCCTTTAAACAACCGTGCGGGTTTCAATTGCGCGCTTCCTGGTTGTAGTTCGTAGGGAAAAATGCTTTTGACACGCTCGACTACAGAAATCATGTAGCGATAATCTGGAATCGAACCTGTAGGAACGTAACCTGTTTCTTGAGCTAAAACGGAAGCAGCTTCGCTTAAAATTTGACGAATAAATTCTTGGCGATTGCGTTCGATAGTTGGCGAAATTAAAACAGATCCTAGTGGTACGCTGTGGGGATCGGTGTATAAAACGCGAAAAGGAATTTGCGGAAACTGCGTTTTATAAAAATTAAATTCTCTTTGAGAAAGCGCTCCCGCATCGGCTTTACCTTCCGCTACCAAACTCAATATAGTTTTTGGCGTAGGCGCTAATAAAATTTCTGCTAAAGTTAAGCCATACAGATTATAAATAGGTAAATAAAATCCCGTTGCCGAACCAGGTTGACCCAAGGCTACTGTTTTATTTGCTAAGTCTTTCAGAGATCGAATGGGGCTGTTTTCTTGAACAACCAAAATCGAGCGTAAGTTTTGAACTCCTTCCAAGGTAAACAGGGGACGGTACTGCTGCTGGGTGATGGCGATCGCAGCTAAGCCTGGAGGAG
This window of the Chroococcidiopsis thermalis PCC 7203 genome carries:
- a CDS encoding phosphate/phosphite/phosphonate ABC transporter substrate-binding protein translates to MNSRYSRRLFLLQLFFLAACGSRSLQGEGEELIIGTVSYSEGQQTLSQYDRLINYLGEKTGSLVRLEPAFNENKAIERIRNRSWSLVFAPPGLAAIAITQQQYRPLFTLEGVQNLRSILVVQENSPIRSLKDLANKTVALGQPGSATGFYLPIYNLYGLTLAEILLAPTPKTILSLVAEGKADAGALSQREFNFYKTQFPQIPFRVLYTDPHSVPLGSVLISPTIERNRQEFIRQILSEAASVLAQETGYVPTGSIPDYRYMISVVERVKSIFPYELQPGSAQLKPARLFKG